The Drosophila sechellia strain sech25 chromosome 2R, ASM438219v1, whole genome shotgun sequence nucleotide sequence GTTGCCATAAGCTATGTTCTCGGCAATGGTGCGATCGAAGAGCACGGGTTCCTGCGAGACCAAGCCCAGCTTGGAGCGCAGTGTGTCCAACGGGAATTCCGTGCTTGGCACTCCGCTCAGATTCACGGATCCCGATACGGGATCGTAGTAGCGGAGCAGCAGTTGCACGCAGGTGGACTTGCCGGAACCAGATGGACCCACCAGAGCCACCGTCGTCGACTTCTTGATGGTGAGATTTAGGCCCTGCAGAATGGGAGTGCCCTTTCTCGTCGGATATTCGAAGCCCACGTTTTCATAGACAATGTCTCCCTCTGATTTCTACAAAGACAATGAAATTTGAGATTCCAACATAATGTCCGGTTGCGATTGTCGAAAAGCTGACTTACCTCAACTGTATTGTAGGGACTCTGTGGCGGATTGGGCTGCGTGGAGGTGCGCTTGAAGAGATCCATCAGGCGTCTGGCGGACAAAATAGCATCGTTTACATTTGGCGCGTAGGCCAGGGCCTGTCCCAACATCCAGGAGCCAAAGATCAGAGCCTCGGCCACCTTTATGATGTCCTCGTAGTTCATTCGCTCCTCTGCCACCAGAACACCACCATAGTACATGGAGATGCCGTAAGCCAGGAAAGGAGCCGCCTGTCCCAGAGCGAAAACCAGACCACGGAAGCGAACCTTGCGCCTGCAGGCGACATCCACGCGATCGATCTGCTGAACGTACTGATCCAAGACCTGGCGCTCTAGGCAAAGACCATTGACCGTTCGGATATTGGTAATAGCTTCGACTGCCACTTGAGAAGCCTCCTCGATGGACGCCTTAGCCTTCTGGGCGCTCTTCATGATGAAGCGGCCCTCCAAGTACACGGACAAACAGACCAGGGGCAGGGTGACCAGTGTGAGGAGCGTCTGTTGCCAGGAGAAAACGAAACCGACGACCATTCCAACCACAAGAGTGGCCACAGCCTGGAGCATTGTGCCCACACGAGCTCCGGTAGCCTGGAATATGGAAAAAACGTTagatatttaaacaaataacttGGAATAGCAGTGCTTCTGCATCAATCTTGAAACTTACCCCCTGAACGTTGGAACAATCGCTGGCCAGCCGGGAGCACAGTGCTCCCACTGAGTTCCGCTCGTCATCGAAGTAGGCAATATCCTGACCAATAATCGTTCCAAAAGCCCGTTTACGCAATCGCGTTGTCATCTTCACGCCGGCCGTTGTGAACATGTAGGTCTGGAGCATGTTGCCCAATCCGGCCATCAAGCCAATGCCCACAAAGATCATGGAGATTTTCAGGACCTCGGCTCGCACAACGTCATCGTCACCATCCGAGAGGATTCCAAAGAAGTCGCCGAAGAAGAGACCCCAAAGCGGGAATGTGGCGCCATGCATTACGGATGCAATGCCTCCGACCACAATGAAACGCCACTCCGGAGAATTAAGCTTCATTAGTTGAGTGAAGGAGACCTTGGACACCACTTCTTtgtccttcttcttcttgcgaCGCTGCGAGCGACCTGTAAATTATTTGAATTGAAAagttaatttataaattaagaaTATGAGCACCATTTTATAGAACttttgattttccattttttccatTTAAGTAAAGATTTTTTTACTTATCGAATTTAAGTCTTGGAACGTGGGTTAGTAAATCCATTATTTATTCTATCATCTGGTACTTACGCTTGCGTCGCGTGCTGGCTCTGAAACCGCTGTCCCTGGAGCTGCCCGAAGTCTGCAGCTCCGGCTCCTCGTCCttctcctcatcctcctcgtcATCGTCGGTTTCCTCGTCAGACAGGTTCTGCGACTTCTGCAGAGGTCGCCCGGCCACCGCTCCCTCGTCCGCCTCCGTGGCCTCCTTGCGCTGGGTGATGTTCACCAGTTCGCAGTAGAGACCCCGTCGCTCCATGAGCTCCTCGTGCGTACCCTGCTCCGCCACTACACCGTCTTTGAGGAAGACAATCTTGTCGGCATTGGTGATGGTGGACAGTCGGTGGGCCACAACCAGAGTGGTTGGTCCCTGACTGGCCAGTTCTAGGGCACTTTGCACCCGCTTCTCAGAGGTGGGGTCCAGGGCAGAGGTGGCCTCGTCGAGAAGGAGCACTTGGGGCTGTCGAACCAAAGCCCGGGCAATGGCAATCCGCTGCTTCTGGCCACCAGAGATCTGGGCGCCCTTCTCGCCCACCTGCGTGTCGTAGCCCTTGGGTAAGCGAGTGATGAAATCATGACAGTTGGCCGCTCGCGCCGCCTTCTCTATATCCGCCTGAGTGGCCGATGGTCTTCCGTATCGGATATTCTCGCCAATGGTGGTGGCGAAGAGAACCGGTTCCTGGCCCACCACTCCGATCTGCGAACGCAACCAGCCCACATTCAGTGTTCGAAGATCCCGTCCATCCAGTTTGACGCTGCCCGCTTCGGGGTCGTAGAACCGCTGCATCAGCTGGATGAGGGTGCTCTTGCCACACCCAGATGCGCCCACGAAGGCCACCGTCTGACCCGGAAGCACATCGACGGTCAGACCCTTGAGGATCTCCACATCCGGACGTGCGGGGTAACGGAAGCGGATGCCCTCGAAACGAATGTGTCCAGCGGTGTTCTCCGGCCTGTTTCCCTTCTCGTCCATTGGATCCACCTGCGACGGACGATCGATGATGTTGAACAGGGTCTGGCCAGCTGCCGTGGCCACAGCAATGGCTTCCACGTGCGGAGAGGCGAAACCGAGATTCTGGGCACCCATGATCACGGCGAACAGGACAATGACCAGAACGGCAGGAGTATAAACGCGATCGGGAAGATCACGCTCGTCCAGAATGAGCGTCACACCATACCAGATGGCAAGAGCCATGCACAGGTAGATGATCAGCCAGGACAGCGCATTGCCCATGCCCGAGTAGAGACCCTTCTTGCGGCCCGTATTCTCTGCGGGAATGAGCAGCTTTCCAAAGCgttccttctccttc carries:
- the LOC6608925 gene encoding multidrug resistance protein homolog 49 — protein: MAKKEDSRLPQAGDFQLKEGSVLDATRKYSYFDLFRYSTRCERFLLVVSLLVATAASVFIPYFMIIYGEFTSLLVDRTVGVGTSSPAFALPMFGGGQQLTNASKEENNQAIIDDATAFGIGSLVGSVAMFLLITLAIDLANRIALNQIDRIRKLFLEAMLRQDIAWYDTSSGSNFASKMTEDLDKLKEGIGEKVVIVVFLIMTFVIGIVSAFVYGWKLTLVVLSCVPFIIAATSVVARLQGSLAEKELKSYSDAANVVEEVFSGIRTVFAFSGQEKEKERFGKLLIPAENTGRKKGLYSGMGNALSWLIIYLCMALAIWYGVTLILDERDLPDRVYTPAVLVIVLFAVIMGAQNLGFASPHVEAIAVATAAGQTLFNIIDRPSQVDPMDEKGNRPENTAGHIRFEGIRFRYPARPDVEILKGLTVDVLPGQTVAFVGASGCGKSTLIQLMQRFYDPEAGSVKLDGRDLRTLNVGWLRSQIGVVGQEPVLFATTIGENIRYGRPSATQADIEKAARAANCHDFITRLPKGYDTQVGEKGAQISGGQKQRIAIARALVRQPQVLLLDEATSALDPTSEKRVQSALELASQGPTTLVVAHRLSTITNADKIVFLKDGVVAEQGTHEELMERRGLYCELVNITQRKEATEADEGAVAGRPLQKSQNLSDEETDDDEEDEEKDEEPELQTSGSSRDSGFRASTRRKRRSQRRKKKKDKEVVSKVSFTQLMKLNSPEWRFIVVGGIASVMHGATFPLWGLFFGDFFGILSDGDDDVVRAEVLKISMIFVGIGLMAGLGNMLQTYMFTTAGVKMTTRLRKRAFGTIIGQDIAYFDDERNSVGALCSRLASDCSNVQGATGARVGTMLQAVATLVVGMVVGFVFSWQQTLLTLVTLPLVCLSVYLEGRFIMKSAQKAKASIEEASQVAVEAITNIRTVNGLCLERQVLDQYVQQIDRVDVACRRKVRFRGLVFALGQAAPFLAYGISMYYGGVLVAEERMNYEDIIKVAEALIFGSWMLGQALAYAPNVNDAILSARRLMDLFKRTSTQPNPPQSPYNTVEKSEGDIVYENVGFEYPTRKGTPILQGLNLTIKKSTTVALVGPSGSGKSTCVQLLLRYYDPVSGSVNLSGVPSTEFPLDTLRSKLGLVSQEPVLFDRTIAENIAYGNNFRDDVSMQEIIEAAKKSNIHNFISALPQGYDTRLGKTSQLSGGQKQRIAIARALVRNPKILILDEATSALDLESEKVVQQALDEARSGRTCLTIAHRLTTVRNADLICVLKRGVVVEHGTHDELMALNKIYANLYLMQQVSG